The Ornithodoros turicata isolate Travis chromosome 9, ASM3712646v1, whole genome shotgun sequence genome includes a region encoding these proteins:
- the LOC135369015 gene encoding microtubule-associated serine/threonine-protein kinase 2-like, with translation MADKAKDAAAMEEKKVAAIKVVTTLFPRIPKVTTVLLDFYVKRESVVSLQKEPLLHFSQSQVVLAAQDIKEKLNRQIITYQDMRDTAENLICLHNMVYKKDQAIAKELGESFRKMVIIIGELATSLEKVSEVPPTDWMAIGDTVVAKTEKLNVADLAPFWTYIPKMSDFENVKLLGAGGFGAVYKVIHKQSGLVSTMKLVACSLFQRHSQAIADKIVASIIRSPFLVRYYCCYVTKDAMITVMEYICGVDLNRVCDKAVYLPTNECRIVFAQLVLAVEHLHLRGFFHRDIKVQNMMILPGGRCKLIDFDTNKLCIGHFSRRCLKGYFLKTAFEHNDGESAGTVPYMAPEILKRRPYGRACDWWSCGVTLYKLMTGRVPFRGDTKEELRDKIINSPLKWPKPEEFPLCNSPEAKDMVFKFLKKNPVERLGSTHYIDIKTHAFFDGFNWKKLSASKEVADIRAIAECMGGTKDKKAIDQHLSVGATSNTKKRKLLKVEEMIDVDGKTQLPIYTYLAPSFKKLVDECKAKGQLNVKSSYMKTGSGVSEELDYKKTSDTDVVGGITEYTKGSAASTDKSITAKEKMDVMLFREKAMGKFWSFGVTLVKVTGEQNKEFFMVEKVKKGSPAEASHVLEGDVVVAVNNQDISTMGLPQVTKLIHDSGDQVVLTVLSSSAFRILESRRDMEKILKVSGKDNITVRAIKTMCSGAGYYGFRTFEAKAWNEENKQVVHCHVIQKVDDAQVVTPGKAIYPGDILTMVDGVPTDNMDAASVKAALAKGNKPEMAITIAPISPLRVKRPSFTRLHETVVADAEIKAEDK, from the exons ATGGCGGACAAGGCCAAAGATGCAG CcgccatggaagagaaaaaggTGGCGGCCATCAAGGTGGTCACCACACTCTTTCCGAGAATTCCCAAAGTGACAACGGTCCTCCTCGACTTCTACGTGAAGCGGGAAAGCGTGGTGTCCCTGCAGAAGGAACCCCTATTGCACTTCTCACAGTCCCAAGTGGTGCTGGCCGCCCAAGATatcaaggagaaattgaaccgTCAGATCATCACCTACCAG gaCATGCGGGACACGGCCGAAAACTTAATCTGCTTGCACAACATGGTGTACAAGAAGGATCAGGCCATAGCCAAGGAGCTGGGGGAGAGTTTTAGGAAAATGGTCATCATCATCGGCGAACTGGCTACGTCCCTGGAGAAAGTGTCCGAGGTGCCACCAACGGACTGGATGGCCATCGGCGACACCGTCGTGGCCAAGACGGAAAAGCTGAACGTCGCTGACCTGGCGCCGTTCTGGACGTATATACCGAAAATGAGTGATTTCGAAAATGTCAAACTTCTCGGAGCTGGTGGTTTTGG GGCCGTGTATAAAGTTATTCACAAGCAAAGTGGTCTAGTGTCCACGATGAAGCTCGTCGCCTGCAGCTTGTTCCAGAGGCACTCGCAAGCTATTGCCGACAAGATCGTAGCCTCTATCATCCGTAGCCCGTTCCTTGTCAGGTATTACTGCTGTTACGTTACGAAG GATGCCATGATCACGGTTATGGAATACATCTGCGGGGTGGACTTGAATCGAGTGTGCGACAAAGCTGTTTACCTGCCGACCAACGAG TGTCGTATCGTGTTTGCTCAATTGGTTCTCGCCGTGGAGCATCTGCACTTGCGGGGATTTTTCCATCGTGATATCAAGGTCCAAAA TATGATGATTCTACCTGGCGGACGATGTAAATTGATCGACTTCGATACTAATAAATTGTGCATCGGCCACT TCTCCCGGCGATGTCTCAAGGGGTATTTCTTGAAGACCGCCTTCGAGCACAACGACGGTGAATCCGCGGGCACCGTACCGTACATGGCACCGGAAATCTTGAAGCGGAGGCCGTACGGACGCGCCTGCGACTGGTGGTCTTGCGGGGTCACCCTTTACAAGCTAATGACAGGCCGGGTGCCTTTCCGGGGAGACACCAAAGAAGAGCTGCGGGACAAGATTATTAATTCTCCGCTCAAGTGGCCAAAG CCCGAAGAGTTCCCACTTTGTAATTCGCCGGAGGCAAAAGACATGGTCTTCAAGTTCCTGAAGAAAAATCCGGTGGAACGTCTGGGCTCCACGCACTATATTGACATTAAGACTCACGCTTTCTTCGATGGTTTCAACTGGAAAAAATTGAGCGCGTCCAAGGAGGTTGCCGATATTCGAGCCATTGCAGAGTGCATGGGAGGCACCAAGGACAAGAAGGCTATTGACCAACATCTGA GTGTTGGAGCCACCAGTAACACAAAGAAACGAAAGCTGTTGAAAGTCGAAGAGATGATTGACGTTGACGGTAAAACTCAGTTGCCCATCTACACGTACCTGGCTCCAAGTTTCAAGAAACTGGTAGACGAA TGCAAGGCCAAAGGGCAGTTGAACGTCAAGTCATCATACATGAAGACTGGTAGCGGAGTATCTGAGGAACTGGACTACAAGAAAACGTCTGACACTGACGTCGTCGGTGGCATCACTGAATACACCAAAGGAT CGGCTGCATCGACTGACAAGTCGATCACAGCCAAGGAGAAGATGGACGTGATGCTTTTCCGAGAGAAGGCCATGGGAAAATTCTGGAGCTTCGGCGTCACTCTTGTCAAGGTCACCGGGGAACAGAATAAGGAGTTCTTTATGGTTGAG AAAGTGAAAAAGGGCAGTCCAGCCGAGGCCTCGCACGTTCTCGAAGGAGACGTCGTGGTTGCCGTCAACAACCAGGACATCAGCACCATGGGCTTGCCTCAAGTCACCAAACTAATTCACGACTCTGGAGACCAGGTCGTGTTGACCGTGTTGTCTTCGAGCGCTTTTCGAATCCTCGAGTCCCGGCGTGATATGGAGAAGATCTTGAAGGTATCCGGCAAAGATAACATCACTGTTCGTGCCATCAAGACCATGTGCAGCGGCGCGGGATACTATGGATTCCGGACGTTTGAGGCCAAGGCGTGGAATGAGGAAAACAAGCAAGTCGTCCATTGTCACGTTATCCAGAAG GTGGACGACGCTCAAGTGGTTACTCCAGGAAAGGCCATCTATCCCGGCGACATCTTGACCATGGTGGACGGCGTGCCAACAGATAACATGGACGCAGCATCAGTGAAGGCGGCGCTCGCCAAGGGAAACAAGCCGGAGATGGCCATAACAATAGCACCCATCTCACCCCTTCGAGTGAAGCGACCCTCTTTCACCAGGTTGCACGAGACCGTCGTTGCAGACGCCGAAATCAAGGCTGAggataaatga
- the LOC135369022 gene encoding uncharacterized protein LOC135369022 isoform X2, producing MALPVANSKAGMYKVTAIWETLDIRLAQRVVVGKYMGFGMVIDRVIGEQQKQFIVVERVRKGGVAEAGHVLEGDVLVAVNGSNVAFMDLRQVREMIMRSKQVVLTVSSFSTFRLYERYREKLLQMAPTETLKVQVFRRTTCCESAAYYGFETFELRTSNDAKETIRCHVILKVQNPQVVTPGKAIYPNDILLAIGDVSVGKMNTAQVKAEMARGSRSQLSITIVPISLLRVTRPPLVQCNNEKHSDDK from the exons ATGGCACTTCCAGTCGCAAACAGCAAGGCGGGCATGTACAAAGTTACAG CTATTTGGGAAACATTGGACATCCGCTTGGCGCAACGTGTGGTTGTTGGCAAGTACATGGGCTTTGGGATGGTCATTGACAGAGTCATCGGCGAGCAACAGAAGCAGTTCATCGTGGTTGAG AGAGTGAGAAAAGGAGGCGTTGCAGAAGCAGGTCATGTCCTCGAGGGTGACGTACTGGTGGCTGTGAATGGTTCGAACGTCGCTTTTATGGACTTGCGTCAAGTGCGAGAAATGATTATGCGCAGTAAGCAGGTCGTGTTGACGGTTTCGTCCTTCAGCACATTTCGCCTTTACGAGAGATACCGAGAGAAACTCCTGCAAATGGCCCCGACGGAGACGCTCAAGGTGCAAGTCTTTAGGCGGACCACATGCTGTGAAAGCGCAGCGTACTACGGTTTCGAGACGTTCGAGCTGAGGACTTCGAACGACGCCAAAGAGACAATTCGCTGTCACGTCATCCTGAAG GTGCAAAACCCGCAAGTGGTGACGCCTGGAAAAGCCATCTACCCGAACGACATTCTGCTGGCGATAGGCGATGTCTCAGTGGGCAAGATGAATACGGCTCAGGTGAAGGCGGAGATGGCTAGGGGCAGCAGGTCCCAATTGTCCATCACCATTGTACCCATCTCACTACTACGCGTGACCAGGCCGCCCTTGGTCCAGTGCAACAACGAGAAACACAGTGATGACAAATAA
- the LOC135369014 gene encoding uncharacterized protein LOC135369014, with protein sequence MADKPKDAAAMEEKKVAAIKVVTTVFPRIPKVTMVLLDFFIKRESTVSLQKEPLDHFSQAQVVLAAQDIKEKLSRQIITYQDMRDTAENLICLHNMVYKKDPAIAKQLGDTFRKFIIIVGELATSLEKVSEVPPSDWMGLGDTVVAKTEKLNVAELAPFWSYIPKMKDFEGVKLLGAGGFGAVYKVIHKASGLVCTMKLVACSLFQRHTQAIADKIVASIIRNPFLVRYYCCYVTKDAMITVMEYICGVDLNRVCDKAVYLPTNECRIVFAQLVLAVEHLHLRGFFHRDIKVQNMMILPGGRCKLIDFDTNKICVGHFSKRILKGYFLKTAFEYNDGESAGTVPYMAPEILKRRPYGRSCDWWSCGVTLYKLMTGKVPFRGNTKEELRDKIINSPLKWPPPEEFPLCNTPEAKDLVFKMLKKNPVERLGSTQYADIRNHPFFDKFNWKKLTASKEVCDIRAIAECMGGTKDKKAVDQHLSVGATSNTLKRKLLKVEEMVDVEAKTQLPIYTYLAPSFKKLVDECKTKGQMNVHSSYMKTGSGQSEELNYQKASDTDVAVGITTFADAAVTAADKSITAKEKIDVMLFQEKAMGKFWGFGVTLVKVTGEQNKEFFMVDRVKKGGPAEASHVLEGDVVVAVNNQDISTMGLPQVTKMISDSGDQVVLTVLSSSAFRILESRRDMEKILKVSGKDDITVRAIKTMCSGAGYYGFQTYEAKAWNEENKQVVRCHVIQRAQDVQVVTPGKALYPGDILTMVEGVPVDAMDAAGVKAALAKGAKPEMAITIAPISPLRVKRPSFTRLHETVVADADIKADDKPK encoded by the exons ATGGCCGATAAACCCAAAGATGCCG CCGCTATGGAAGAGAAAAAAGTGGCAGCCATCAAGGTGGTCACCACGGTCTTTCCGAGGATTCCCAAAGTGACCATGGTGCTCCTCGATTTCTTCATCAAACGAGAGAGTACAGTGTCACTGCAGAAGGAGCCGCTTGACCATTTCTCCCAGGCGCAGGTGGTGCTGGCTGCCCAAGACATCAAGGAAAAATTGAGCCGTCAGATCATCACCTACCAG GACATGCGGGACACCGCAGAAAATTTGATCTGCCTACATAACATGGTCTACAAGAAAGACCCAGCAATAGCCAAGCAACTTGGAGACACATTTCGCAAGTTCATCATTATCGTCGGTGAACTGGCGACGTCCTTGGAGAAGGTGTCCGAGGTGCCTCCGTCAGACTGGATGGGGCTCGGTGACACCGTCGTGGCGAAAACGGAAAAGCTAAATGTGGCTGAACTGGCGCCCTTCTGGTCCTACATTCCGAAGATGAAGGACTTTGAAGGCGTCAAACTTCTGGGAGCCGGGGGTTTTGG GGCCGTGTACAAAGTGATCCACAAGGCGAGCGGCCTTGTTTGTACGATGAAGCTGGTCGCCTGCAGCTTGTTCCAGAGACATACGCAGGCCATCGCTGACAAGATCGTGGCCTCTATCATTCGAAATCCATTCCTCGTCAGGTATTACTGCTGTTATGTGACGAAG GACGCTATGATCACCGTGATGGAATATATTTGTGGCGTCGATCTAAATCGAGTGTGTGACAAAGCCGTTTATCTCCCGACCAATGAG TGCCGTATTGTCTTCGCTCAACTGGTGCTTGCTGTGGAGCACTTACATTTGCGAGGATTTTTTCACCGAGATATCAAGGTGCAAAA CATGATGATTCTACCTGGCGGACGATGTAAACTCATCGATTTCGATACCAATAAAATCTGCGTCGGCCACT TCTCTAAACGAATTCTAAAAGGATACTTCTTGAAGACGGCCTTCGAGTACAACGATGGTGAATCGGCAGGAACTGTGCCGTACATGGCGCCGGAAATTTTGAAGCGGAGGCCGTACGGACGCTCCTGCGATTGGTGGTCCTGTGGGGTGACACTTTACAAGCTGATGACGGGCAAGGTACCGTTCAGAGGCAACACCAAAGAAGAACTGCGGGACAAGATCATCAATTCACCTCTCAAGTGGCCTCCG CCCGAAGAGTTTCCTCTGTGTAACACCCCGGAAGCGAAAGACTTGGTCTTCAAAATGCTCAAGAAAAACCCGGTCGAGCGATTGGGCTCGACGCAGTACGCCGACATCCGGAACCATCCTTTCTTCGACAAGTTCAACTGGAAGAAGTTGACCGCTAGCAAAGAGGTCTGCGATATCCGAGCCATTGCAGAATGCATGGGTGGCACTAAGGACAAGAAGGCTGTCGACCAACATCTCA GTGTGGGAGCCACCAGCAACACCCTGAAGCGAAAGCTGTTGAAAGTGGAAGAAATGGTGGACGTCGAAGCAAAGACTCAGCTGCCCATCTACACTTACCTGGCGCCCAGTTTCAAGAAACTGGTCGACGAG TGTAAGACTAAAGGGCAGATGAACGTCCACTCGTCGTACATGAAGACTGGGAGTGGACAATCTGAGGAGCTTAATTACCAGAAGGCTTCCGACACAGATGTCGCTGTTGGCATCACCACTTTCGCCGATGCTG CTGTGACAGCAGCGGACAAGTCGATCACAGCCAAGGAAAAAATTGACGTCATGCTGTTCCAAGAGAAGGCCATGGGAAAATTCTGGGGCTTCGGCGTGACGCTCGTCAAGGTCACCGGGGAACAAAACAAAGAATTCTTCATGGTTGAT AGAGTGAAAAAAGGCGGTCCCGCAGAGGCCTCGCACGTTCTAGAAGGGGACGTGGTGGTCGCCGTCAACAACCAGGACATCAGCACTATGGGCTTGCCTCAAGTGACCAAAATGATTTCTGACTCCGGGGACCAAGTCGTGCTGACCGTGTTGTCTTCGAGCGCTTTTCGCATACTGGAGTCCCGCCGTGACATGGAGAAGATCCTGAAAGTTTCTGGCAAGGACGATATCACTGTCCGTGCCATCAAGACCATGTGCAGCGGTGCAGGATACTACGGATTTCAGACGTACGAAGCGAAAGCGTGGAATGAAGAAAACAAGCAGGTGGTACGATGCCACGTCATCCAGAGG GCGCAGGATGTTCAAGTGGTTACTCCAGGAAAGGCCCTCTACCCTGGTGACATCCTTACTATGGTGGAAGGTGTCCCCGTGGACGCTATGGATGCTGCTGGGGTGAAGGCGGCACTCGCCAAGGGAGCCAAGCCAGAAATGGCTATAACCATCGCGCCCATCTCTCCCTTACGAGTGAAACGTCCATCCTTCACCAGGTTACATGAGACGGTTGTCGCGGACGCCGATATCAAGGCTGACGACAAGCCTAAATAA
- the LOC135369022 gene encoding uncharacterized protein LOC135369022 isoform X1, whose translation MALPVANSKAGMYKVTAAIWETLDIRLAQRVVVGKYMGFGMVIDRVIGEQQKQFIVVERVRKGGVAEAGHVLEGDVLVAVNGSNVAFMDLRQVREMIMRSKQVVLTVSSFSTFRLYERYREKLLQMAPTETLKVQVFRRTTCCESAAYYGFETFELRTSNDAKETIRCHVILKVQNPQVVTPGKAIYPNDILLAIGDVSVGKMNTAQVKAEMARGSRSQLSITIVPISLLRVTRPPLVQCNNEKHSDDK comes from the exons ATGGCACTTCCAGTCGCAAACAGCAAGGCGGGCATGTACAAAGTTACAG CAGCTATTTGGGAAACATTGGACATCCGCTTGGCGCAACGTGTGGTTGTTGGCAAGTACATGGGCTTTGGGATGGTCATTGACAGAGTCATCGGCGAGCAACAGAAGCAGTTCATCGTGGTTGAG AGAGTGAGAAAAGGAGGCGTTGCAGAAGCAGGTCATGTCCTCGAGGGTGACGTACTGGTGGCTGTGAATGGTTCGAACGTCGCTTTTATGGACTTGCGTCAAGTGCGAGAAATGATTATGCGCAGTAAGCAGGTCGTGTTGACGGTTTCGTCCTTCAGCACATTTCGCCTTTACGAGAGATACCGAGAGAAACTCCTGCAAATGGCCCCGACGGAGACGCTCAAGGTGCAAGTCTTTAGGCGGACCACATGCTGTGAAAGCGCAGCGTACTACGGTTTCGAGACGTTCGAGCTGAGGACTTCGAACGACGCCAAAGAGACAATTCGCTGTCACGTCATCCTGAAG GTGCAAAACCCGCAAGTGGTGACGCCTGGAAAAGCCATCTACCCGAACGACATTCTGCTGGCGATAGGCGATGTCTCAGTGGGCAAGATGAATACGGCTCAGGTGAAGGCGGAGATGGCTAGGGGCAGCAGGTCCCAATTGTCCATCACCATTGTACCCATCTCACTACTACGCGTGACCAGGCCGCCCTTGGTCCAGTGCAACAACGAGAAACACAGTGATGACAAATAA